The genomic stretch CCGCGAGAGGCTATGGCCCGGGCGGCTTCTTTTATAGCGCGCGGGCCCTCGGAGGTGGGGCGTTCAGGGAGGGCGATCGGCCAATCTGCGGTGTCGGGAGGCGGGGCTTAGAGCCTGCTATTGACCAATCCGAGCTGACAGGCGTCCCCGACCCCCGCCCAGAAGTGGGGAAGTCACGCGCCAGTAGCGCGAGGCTGTTGTGAAAtggggaagtgggggtggggagggggttacGGGGTTCAAGGGTCCTGGGGCTGATTCTGGGAAGTCAGGGGATTGTGAGATCTCTCTGGTAGGTGGAAGGTTGATGGGTACACTGGGAGTCCTGGAAAATTATGACTGGAGATTGGGGGTGTTTCAGGAAAATAGGTTGCATTCTGGGGTTGTCTCTTAGAATATGGACCTTTCTGGCACCCTGGAGACCTCCAGATGACTGGGGTTTGCTCTGGAAGATAAGGGGTCCCCGGATCATTAAGAAGTTTGGAAGGCGGTGTGGTGAGATATTTCTGGAATCTTGGGGATCTCTGATAGATGGGTTGAAAGGGGGACATGGAGCCCTGGGGTTCACTCAAAGATTGGGAACTAATGTAGCACTAGAGCTCACAATGGAAGTCCTTATCTCCTTATCTTCTGGAATCTTGCTCTGGGAGaggggtggtggtgtgtgtgtctttagGCTCAGGAAGTGATCTTCAAAATTAAACGGACAGTTTCAGAGCCTTGGGTCCTCCCACGCTCCCTCTCCCCACTAGGGGACAAGGATGTTTCTGGAAGCCTAGTAGGGGCTTTTCTAACAGGTAGGATGTCTTTGGAGCCTTTGAAAGATTGGGCCACTTGGAATACCTTGGGGCTATTTCAAGGGTCTGTTGTTTTTCTGGAAGCTTACAGGCATAAGGGTAAAATGACCCTCAAGTTTTAGCTGTCCCTCTGAGGCCACATTTCCTGGAGACTATTTTGAAGGCAGCCAGAGACTTGGAATTCTCTTTGGCTCTCCAACAGTCTTTCTGAAGTTGTCCCTGTCTTGCCTGACACCTGCTTCTTTCCTGAAGGTCACAAAGAGCagccctgggtcctggggaaaCAAGGAGGGTCTGGGGACTTGTGCATGGGATGAGTCCATAAccaatgtgcatttttaaagtatgtcaGTTCTAGGCTAGTGTCTGGGAAGTAGAGCTGGCTCAAAGCAgacctctgccctcaaggaggtCTCCAGGCTAGAGGGAAAGGAGACCAAGACAGGATCGACCCTATATTCAGTGCCCTATTGGAGGTAGCCAGTGGGTTGGACAGGGGAGCTGGAGCTGAGGCCTGCTTTGCAGAGGCCCCCCCACTCTAAACAGCCCAGGCTGGGGGGTATCCCCTGACTACAGTAATGCTAGACTAGGCTGGTATCTGGGGTtctcaaggggtgcctgggccAGTGGCCGGAGAGCAGATGTGCTGAGTCATGCTGAACTCAGCAGGAAGGGTCTcaggcagaggtgggggtggggccccTGACTGACCTCATGTCCGCAGGCAGActgctgggaccctgagatctagGCCTGGCTGGGAACCACGTCTGGCCCCCTCCCCCAAGATGTGGAGGTGAGTGTGCTCTGTCTCCGAGTCTTACACTCTTTAGTTCCCTTGATGTTTTCCCTGACTTCTGCCTGTGGTCATACTGTCCCCCCCTCTCTAGGGGGGTAACTCAGTCTCCCCTCATTGCTTATCTTAGCTGCCACCTCTCCCCTGACTTGGTGTCTCTGGGGAGAGCCTATGGGGGAGGGGCAACTGCCCCAGGCATACAGTCACAATGGGGCCTGAGTTACTCATTCACCAAATTTCAAACCTCAGCCTAAAGACCTTTGGCCTCCAGCAGGGCCCACCTGCAGAGAGGTGGTTTTGAGAATgctgcaggtggagggagagaagtggggagaCAGATGATCTGAAGAAGGACTGAGATCTTGGAGGCGGGGGAGATCATGGGATGGGGCAGAAgacaagagacccagagaggcagaggacagaAGGACCCAGAGGGAAGGTACAACAGACCCTATGGCCAAGTGATCTCAATCTCCAATTTCCTCTTCTATGTCCAATCTATTAGGTGGCTTTCCAGCATCTTCACTAGGGCCTACTCTCCTCCAGGGCCCACCGAGCTACTGGGCCAGCCCCTTCCCCTGAAGCCAGTGTCCAGCCCTGTCCCCTCCTCTGGGACCACACAGCACAGGCTCAGGGCTTATCCTCTCCCCTGGACTGCCAGGTTCCAGCCATATGGCCTACAGTAGCTAACCCACAGGGCTCTAGTGCCTTCTCAGGGTCCACAAGGTCCTCCCAAGGccccctccctcttttccccCCCTCCCATTCTCCAACTCAGGAAGTGTGCAATTTCCTCTGGTCCCATATGGTGGAAGCTTCCAAGGTCTAGTTctccagggcctgctgccctgttctcttttcttaaagCCCCAGGGCTACACTGCCTGACTTGGTCTTGCCCAGCACTACCTCCAACACAACCCTGTAGGCTTCCAAACAAGTGGTCTTCGGCTCCTTCGGGACTGCAGGCTCCTAGAAGGCAGAGTGTAGCCTTAACTCATCACCAACCCAGAGGGCACCAGGCACCTTTGAAAAAGATTTTTCAGCACATGAAGCCTGGTCTCCTGTGACAGCCAGGGAGTGGGGCTCAGTGATTCAGACTCTTTAAGTGTGGCCTGAAAGAGGTTTATTGCCCCCCCCCGACCACTCCTCCCGTGCCCCCCCCAATAATtacaaaagtaagaaaaatgcCCATGACCCCCAATCCCCACCCCTCCCGGAAAAATGCCATAATTTATGCAGAAAAGACACAGTCCAAGGCAGCCGGTGGCCTCAGCCCATCTTTTTCCAGATGGTGAGTGACGCAGTAAGCACTCCAGCCACAAAGATGGTCACTGTCTGCCACGTGGGTGTCCCAAAGTAGGAGAGGAGGCCGTCCTGTGGATAGGGACATCAGTTACTTCAGCAGCTGGGCCAAGGGGCAGCCCCTGGGCCAGTACATGAGgaatcagagaggaagaggggcctTGGAGAAGTCAAAGGGCATGAGTGGAGGCAAGGGCCTAAGATTAATGGATACCAAAGACCTGGGGTCAAAGGGTTGTCAAAAAAACTTAAGGGATTCCAGAGGAAGTAGAAGCATCAGGAAAGGCAGAAGGTACTAGTTAGTCCAGGGGTCACTGAGAGGTCAGAGGTCACCAGGAGGTCAGGGGTCACCCAGAGGTCAATGGATCCCAAACACATCAGAAATTGATtagacacatgaagaaatgcaTTATAGACCCCCAACTGATGATCCAGAATCAGAGAAGGCAAAACTGTGATGGCCTCAGTTAGACCCAGGGACCTCAgaggagttggggggagggggttacAGGCCTCACCCAACCACCCTGGTCCTGGATCCAGCCCAGCAGCCGCTCTCGAAGGAAGTCCAGTGTCCAGCCCATGATGGTCCTGATCAGCTCGGGCACCTTGGTACACAGGGCCTACAGAGAGCAGGGTTGGCCTTAAGGACTGAGCGCCTGGGGACAATGGCGCCAAGCCTCCTTTCTCAactctgcctcccctcctgcgCCACTGCAGTCTTTTTCCACTCTTGAGTCAGAATGAGCTTCATAAATTCTAAACTGGATCTTGTTATTGTCAACTGCCCTGCTCACACACCTTCCATGGCTCTCCACGTGGTAAATACCAAAAGGCATGTCTCAGCTCATAAGGCCCTGTATGAAGGCTCTGCTTGACTGCATTCCAATTTTCtacttctcttctgtgtctcctttACCTTCTTCCTTATCTTCGTTCCCACCAACTCttccctgcctcaggacctttgtatGCGCTGATTCTTCTATCTAAACAGGCTGCAACCAAGCAAATTTTTACTCCTCCCTCAGAGCTCTCATATTAGATCTAATATCACTTCTCTGAAAAGGGGCTTTTCTGATCTTCATACAAGGTAGGACCAGACATAGCTCCATGTCCATGACTCTCCAACTCCCTGaacttccttccctttcccaccCTATATTTAACTGGCTGCTTCCTCCCTGTTGTCCCCAGCACCTTACACAGCCCCCACCATCACTCTGACCACTGTCCCCCTCACCTCCAACCTTCAAGCCCCATCAGCTCAATGTAGCAAACACATTAAGAAATCTACTCCCTGCCTCCACAGTCATCATTCACCAAGACTACTGTAAGTGCACCCCTCCCAGGTTCCCAGTTGTTGCCCTATAATTGTTATTTCCTACCCACAATGGCCAGAAAAAAATTGTTGGGTTTCTGCTCCTCCGATATTTTAAAGCTAAAAGAATTTCATAGTAAATAACCATATGCCTGCAGCCCAGATTGTACGATTAACATTTCACTCGCTCAatcttttaaatttgtaaatcAGGTCACCTCACTCTCCTGTTTAAAACCAGCCAGTCACTCCCATCTCATTCATGGCAAAGTTAACATCTTTAACATCACTtgtggtggggaagggggccCTCCCAAGACCCCTTGCAATCTTCCCCCAACACATCAGCCTTGATCCTGCCTCAAGTACTTTGCAGTTGTTCTATGGCCACTGCCAGATGCCCCTCCCCCTAATCTTCACAGGTCACTACAACTTTGGCTTTAAATGTCCCTCGATCTTAAAAGTCATTCCTGGCCACTTGACACAATTACATCATCCTAGTTTACTTCTCTCAGCACCCATCAGACGATGTGAGCAATATGAGAGCAAGGACCTAGCCTGCTCTGTTTGGTGCTGCATCCTGGGTGTCAAGTACAGGTTGTGCACATAGTAGGCCCAATCATTGTATGCTGCATGAATAAGCGAAGGAGCAAACAACCAGCCCATGGCTCTCCATTCCCTTTGGTGAGTGGGCTGCCACAGGGGTTGACCTCACAACTCCCAGGTCCTCAGAAGTCTGACTGGAGCATCCCTGGGCTCACTGCCCTGCAGCCGCCCACCTTGAGCACCAGTTTGCTGGCAAAGTAGAAGAGGGCAACAACCCGGCCCCAGTTGAAGTTGCCATCAGAAAACATCTCAGCTGCCACTCGGAAGAAGACCTCACGGGGAGAGTCTGTGTCCACAGCTGCGATCATCCTgcaggaaagaggaaagacagTGCTGTAGAGGGAAGATCATGCAGTGTGGAGACTCTGGCATCCACCTTGTACcaaagacaaggaaactgaggcccaagccAGGCTGACATGAAAAAGAAGGGGCCAACATGGGGGAAAGGGACAAGATGGACATTTAGGAAAGTGGAGAAAATGAGTCCCTAAGGGAAGGTTTCAATATTCTGAAAGATGAAAGGGCTGAGTCCAGGGTGCTGAGTAGAGGTGGTGGGGCCCTGGACTATTGGGTCTGCGGGAATAGGAGGGGAGGGTGTGGGTCTGAACTCCAGGCTCCTAGGGGAAAAGGGGTCTGAGAGTCAGAACTCCAGGGTTCTGAGGGAGAAGGGGACCAATGGCTGGactcctggggccccggggggccACACCTCTGCAACTCCATGTTACTGTCCAGTTCATCTCCGATGCGCTTGAGACACTCGCTCAGCTTCTTGGTGGATGCATCCTGGGGCACCTGCTCCAAGGGCAGCTCAGGTGTCTCTCCCCCCATTCGCCCTGCTCGATCTTGGATGAAACTAGAGTGGGAATGGAGT from Canis aureus isolate CA01 chromosome 1, VMU_Caureus_v.1.0, whole genome shotgun sequence encodes the following:
- the BAX gene encoding apoptosis regulator BAX isoform X1; translated protein: MDGSGEQPRGGGPTSSEQIMKTGALLLQGFIQDRAGRMGGETPELPLEQVPQDASTKKLSECLKRIGDELDSNMELQRMIAAVDTDSPREVFFRVAAEMFSDGNFNWGRVVALFYFASKLVLKALCTKVPELIRTIMGWTLDFLRERLLGWIQDQGGWDGLLSYFGTPTWQTVTIFVAGVLTASLTIWKKMG
- the BAX gene encoding apoptosis regulator BAX isoform X2, yielding MGGETPELPLEQVPQDASTKKLSECLKRIGDELDSNMELQRMIAAVDTDSPREVFFRVAAEMFSDGNFNWGRVVALFYFASKLVLKALCTKVPELIRTIMGWTLDFLRERLLGWIQDQGGWDGLLSYFGTPTWQTVTIFVAGVLTASLTIWKKMG